In Bacillus thuringiensis, a genomic segment contains:
- a CDS encoding ATP-binding protein → MLALNSVSEFPINHVEDNLCFCPDQRVWSIYEVEGFEYEHQSDRMKKTYFSNQKSLFTQLESDFHLLVIPKVTDSDAIIDEHIARLKGPLSNTAKVLFEKVKLYLQQSSVSKENTEYHFFLLVQLNQDRKEKQVKNPVIETSKFARKFIKGFTETPFRAMGIEESDLLEEEINDYKEAEDGIYNQLLGAFRFVRRATPPVTRFLIEHNFSRGMTAPETVKDWNVGRKISWVDENGETKKATRPDRDAILRLTECEVDEEPGRCIRLQRRNAEGDLEESYVSFLAVSDMDPQSHFPGREWIYRIQSHSLKFPVEVSIRGHHMENVSVLKGLQNSERELNDQRHQAALGGTVDRTVDRKAAGVKLMQDVFQTTGAPGFEMSILFAVHAQDQKTLAHRVKKLITEYRKMKIQLVNPYGDQMAYFYEFFPGAKRYNKDFKIYAEPGVLAQGMFGATTQIGDNQGFYIGRTVKLNRPVFIRPDLAAKALENLNNEFDSLSVMIAGMTGKGKSFLMNILLYWIVMSDGLAFCVDPKGDRSEWPKLLPGFKKNKDQLEVWTLGQSERDKGCLDPFRVSATKEDAMSLSLEVLTYLTGVTLENSKYDFLWTAIQRVAKKEEPCLSLVKDELFEMKQDGELIQEELALLTELVTRLNTIENSPLANLLFGKPGQDYRALDLERALQVLQIQHLSLPPLEQTVLSITDKLSESVLTALTAFGKSLMLSTDRKKFKVYIQDEAKNVMRNREGAKLSDEIIRKGRYHNTGLYLGTQNASDFNSANKEIANVGMKFSYCLKNDAEAKEMLGYYNLPVTDANIRMLQNLKRGHCLFQDIYGRTAVIKVDPVFKELAEAFDSSTKTAEEREQELAGA, encoded by the coding sequence ATGCTTGCGTTAAATAGTGTATCGGAATTCCCAATTAATCATGTAGAGGATAATCTTTGTTTTTGTCCAGATCAGAGGGTTTGGAGTATTTATGAAGTCGAAGGTTTTGAATATGAACATCAAAGTGATCGGATGAAGAAAACATATTTCTCAAACCAGAAGTCTTTATTTACACAATTAGAAAGTGATTTTCATTTACTTGTCATTCCAAAAGTAACTGATTCTGACGCAATTATAGATGAACATATTGCAAGATTGAAAGGACCTTTGTCTAACACGGCAAAGGTCCTTTTTGAAAAAGTGAAATTATATTTGCAACAATCATCAGTCTCAAAAGAAAATACAGAATATCATTTTTTCTTATTGGTGCAATTAAATCAGGATAGAAAAGAAAAACAAGTCAAAAATCCAGTAATTGAAACCTCAAAATTCGCACGAAAATTTATAAAGGGGTTTACTGAAACGCCGTTTCGAGCAATGGGAATTGAAGAAAGTGATTTGTTAGAAGAAGAGATTAATGATTATAAGGAAGCTGAAGATGGTATTTATAATCAATTGTTAGGCGCTTTTCGTTTTGTGAGAAGAGCGACGCCACCAGTTACAAGGTTCTTAATTGAACATAATTTCAGTCGTGGAATGACAGCTCCAGAAACAGTGAAGGATTGGAATGTAGGAAGAAAAATTTCATGGGTAGATGAAAATGGAGAAACTAAAAAGGCTACACGTCCAGATCGTGATGCTATTCTCCGCTTAACTGAGTGTGAAGTAGATGAAGAGCCTGGCCGTTGTATTCGACTTCAAAGGAGAAATGCAGAGGGGGATTTAGAAGAAAGTTACGTTTCGTTTCTTGCAGTAAGTGATATGGACCCACAATCACATTTTCCAGGCCGAGAATGGATATATCGTATACAATCGCATTCTTTAAAATTCCCGGTGGAAGTAAGTATTCGTGGTCATCATATGGAGAATGTGAGTGTTCTAAAAGGATTGCAAAATAGCGAGCGGGAATTAAATGACCAACGTCACCAGGCGGCACTTGGTGGAACAGTAGACCGGACTGTAGATCGTAAGGCGGCCGGAGTTAAACTGATGCAAGACGTTTTCCAGACAACGGGTGCACCAGGATTTGAAATGAGTATTTTATTTGCTGTTCATGCTCAAGATCAAAAAACATTGGCTCATCGCGTTAAGAAACTAATTACAGAGTATAGAAAGATGAAAATTCAATTAGTAAATCCTTATGGCGATCAGATGGCATATTTCTATGAATTTTTCCCAGGGGCCAAACGCTATAATAAAGATTTTAAAATATATGCGGAGCCAGGAGTTTTAGCACAAGGTATGTTTGGGGCAACAACACAAATTGGCGACAATCAAGGGTTCTATATTGGTCGTACAGTTAAATTAAATCGCCCAGTCTTTATTAGACCAGACTTAGCAGCAAAAGCGCTAGAGAACTTAAATAATGAATTTGATAGTTTATCAGTAATGATAGCCGGTATGACAGGGAAAGGGAAATCGTTCTTAATGAACATCTTATTATACTGGATTGTTATGAGCGATGGGCTTGCATTTTGTGTCGATCCTAAAGGGGATAGAAGTGAATGGCCAAAATTGCTCCCAGGGTTTAAGAAAAATAAGGATCAATTGGAAGTGTGGACTTTAGGACAAAGTGAACGTGATAAAGGATGTTTAGACCCATTCCGTGTTAGTGCAACAAAAGAAGATGCGATGAGTTTATCGTTGGAAGTTTTAACATATTTAACAGGTGTAACGCTAGAGAATTCAAAATATGACTTCCTATGGACAGCAATTCAACGAGTGGCAAAGAAAGAAGAGCCTTGTTTATCTTTAGTAAAAGATGAATTGTTTGAAATGAAACAAGATGGTGAATTGATCCAAGAAGAGTTGGCATTATTAACAGAATTAGTAACACGTTTAAATACAATTGAAAATTCGCCACTTGCAAATCTATTGTTTGGTAAGCCTGGCCAGGATTACAGAGCCTTAGATTTAGAAAGGGCTTTACAAGTTTTACAAATTCAACATTTATCATTACCACCATTAGAGCAAACTGTATTGAGTATTACTGATAAATTATCAGAAAGTGTTCTTACAGCTTTAACAGCATTCGGTAAATCCCTTATGCTTTCAACAGATCGTAAGAAATTTAAAGTTTATATTCAAGATGAAGCTAAAAACGTTATGCGAAATCGTGAAGGGGCAAAACTTTCGGATGAAATTATTCGTAAAGGGCGTTATCACAATACAGGATTATATCTTGGTACACAAAATGCGAGCGATTTTAATTCAGCGAATAAGGAGATTGCCAACGTTGGAATGAAATTCTCCTATTGCTTGAAAAATGATGCTGAAGCAAAAGAAATGTTAGGATATTATAATTTGCCAGTAACAGACGCTAATATAAGAATGTTGCAGAATTTAAAAAGGGGTCATTGCTTGTTCCAAGACATCTATGGACGTACAGCAGTTATTAAAGTTGATCCTGTTTTCAAAGAATTAGCAGAGGCATTTGATTCTTCAACGAAAACAGCGGAAGAACGTGAACAGGAACTCGCGGGCGCTTAA
- a CDS encoding CD3337/EF1877 family mobilome membrane protein: MKKLFPLFMAIFILFVGTVPNVAFAEDEPKASEANTISGNLFDKSKQEDFENVHYEIDTAPHKDDEKGFFSKAWGYMFGDDSVGKDIQRKINGVGQWIVSLMFQFGVWLTKILLFIVEQSFSLDIIDVVADKLGKAMQNIAGIGSKPEFESEGLFPSIIKMTCILSVIYFIYLFFVKRQMTKGISELFKVVCVIAGILIYIANAPAILKGMNTISSEISLQVLSKTTGTIHGNPGQTKSRAIANVKAQMWELMVERPYLYLQYGQDSLDTIGVERVNKLINTPPGEDRVKLVTEDVKEHKNFMMTNESVGERLIFTFMYYIVNTFAGAPTAVICLLIVACQLLFMVMSIIGPIAMAFALLPKNRRVLISWAEQWLKPLAAKIFLSLIVIILFSIAGLLYELPEAGTSGYLMTMILQILVFVLCYIFRDNIKAAFRKSKVAYNSFTDLEYMAGKTKDGFNRTMDGINAGVGRAKDMFGDSDPNYMGDDPSEHTADESGTKQATLDEEKVSGESEEEKTKYASIGEEDEQTEQHQDEEKQVEEEQERATIDEDEDEVVVNAEQEETEEYQEDQEEVNPENLASLEGVEEENPELSEVEDAEQPEQDDSSQYENQEGEDNNEELSKINEEREGTEKSDSELQDVEAQEQGEQDDPSDYETENQEGNNEELATVNGNDEEENPELSDVEDIDQPEQDDPSQYENQEGEDNNEELSEIREEGEGANQNDSELQDVEAPEQGEQDDPSNYETENQEENNEELATMNGNDGEEENPELSDVEDIKQPEQDDPSDYETEQDGGNGEVLVTTEETEVDSAQNNEPLSDVETPEQVEQDDSSNYEAGYEEGNAMELATTEESTTDSQKENMEVSDIETPEQVEQDDSSNYEAGHGEGNAMELATTEESTTDSQKENMEVSDIETPGHQEQDNVSEYETENGEGALNQIASVGQLNSSEGTSNSTGKSGEIVPSLDEKQGVVNPSGIDQESGSENEFVLNETNGKELTSTKGLEAKSSTKTEGFNLEGSPIGNGSTKVSSVGEFNIAKPGGMGINNESMNVNDIQGASVESSGDLTMTSPDSLESSGSIPGQTMNGSSLGEQGIKGQTMNGNSLGEQEVKGQSFEGSQVLQRQGASQEIRGAVEAKPSEHVESSQADKINRTNETTHIESAQAEVAASQEIMIDATQQKVELETLAEENEIKIETETI, translated from the coding sequence ATGAAAAAGCTCTTCCCTCTTTTTATGGCCATTTTTATTTTATTTGTCGGTACTGTGCCGAATGTAGCCTTTGCAGAGGACGAACCAAAAGCGTCAGAGGCCAATACAATTTCAGGTAACTTGTTTGATAAATCTAAACAAGAAGATTTTGAGAATGTTCATTATGAGATAGATACCGCACCACATAAAGACGATGAGAAAGGCTTTTTCTCAAAGGCTTGGGGCTATATGTTTGGTGATGATTCTGTGGGGAAAGATATACAGCGGAAAATTAATGGAGTTGGTCAATGGATAGTTTCATTAATGTTCCAGTTTGGGGTTTGGTTGACAAAAATATTGTTATTTATAGTAGAACAATCCTTCAGCTTAGACATTATCGATGTTGTTGCAGATAAATTAGGTAAAGCAATGCAAAATATAGCGGGGATTGGAAGTAAACCGGAATTTGAAAGTGAAGGTTTATTCCCGTCGATTATTAAAATGACATGTATTTTATCTGTTATATATTTTATTTATCTGTTTTTTGTAAAAAGACAAATGACAAAGGGGATAAGTGAATTATTTAAGGTAGTGTGTGTTATTGCAGGGATATTGATTTACATCGCAAATGCACCAGCGATTCTGAAAGGAATGAATACAATTAGTTCTGAAATTAGTCTTCAAGTTTTAAGTAAGACAACCGGAACGATCCATGGGAATCCAGGGCAAACAAAAAGTCGGGCTATAGCGAATGTAAAAGCACAAATGTGGGAATTGATGGTGGAACGTCCATATTTGTACTTACAATATGGTCAAGATTCACTAGACACTATTGGTGTCGAGAGGGTAAATAAATTAATCAATACACCACCTGGGGAAGATAGGGTTAAGTTAGTAACAGAAGATGTTAAAGAACATAAGAATTTTATGATGACAAATGAGTCGGTAGGGGAGCGATTGATATTTACATTTATGTACTACATTGTAAATACTTTTGCAGGAGCTCCAACAGCAGTTATATGCTTGCTGATAGTAGCGTGCCAATTGTTATTTATGGTAATGAGTATTATTGGTCCAATAGCGATGGCTTTTGCATTACTACCTAAAAATAGGCGCGTTTTAATTAGTTGGGCTGAACAATGGCTTAAACCGTTAGCCGCAAAAATATTCTTGTCACTTATTGTAATTATTCTGTTTTCAATTGCTGGGCTGTTATATGAACTTCCGGAAGCGGGAACATCTGGCTATTTAATGACGATGATCCTTCAGATTCTGGTATTTGTCCTTTGTTATATCTTTAGAGATAACATCAAAGCGGCATTCCGTAAATCGAAGGTTGCGTATAATTCATTTACGGATTTAGAGTATATGGCAGGCAAAACAAAGGATGGATTTAATCGAACAATGGATGGCATTAATGCAGGTGTAGGAAGAGCAAAAGATATGTTTGGAGATTCTGATCCAAATTATATGGGGGATGATCCTTCTGAACATACAGCTGATGAAAGCGGAACAAAACAAGCTACCCTAGATGAAGAGAAAGTTTCGGGAGAAAGTGAAGAAGAAAAAACAAAATATGCAAGTATTGGTGAAGAAGACGAACAAACAGAACAACATCAAGACGAAGAAAAGCAAGTCGAGGAAGAACAAGAAAGAGCCACAATTGATGAAGATGAGGATGAAGTGGTTGTAAATGCAGAGCAAGAAGAGACAGAAGAGTATCAAGAAGATCAAGAAGAAGTCAATCCAGAAAACCTTGCATCGTTAGAAGGAGTTGAAGAAGAAAATCCGGAGTTATCTGAAGTAGAAGATGCGGAGCAGCCTGAACAGGATGATTCTTCTCAATACGAAAATCAAGAAGGAGAAGATAACAACGAAGAACTTTCAAAAATTAATGAGGAAAGAGAAGGTACAGAAAAAAGCGATTCAGAATTGCAGGATGTAGAAGCTCAAGAACAAGGTGAGCAGGATGATCCATCTGATTATGAAACTGAAAACCAAGAAGGAAACAATGAAGAATTGGCAACGGTGAATGGAAATGATGAAGAAGAAAATCCGGAGTTGTCCGATGTAGAAGATATAGATCAGCCTGAGCAGGACGATCCTTCTCAATACGAAAACCAAGAAGGGGAAGATAATAACGAAGAACTTTCAGAAATTAGAGAGGAAGGAGAAGGGGCAAACCAAAATGATTCAGAATTGCAGGATGTAGAAGCTCCAGAGCAAGGTGAGCAGGATGACCCATCTAATTATGAAACAGAAAATCAAGAAGAAAATAATGAAGAATTGGCAACAATGAATGGGAATGATGGCGAAGAAGAAAATCCGGAATTGTCCGATGTAGAAGATATAAAGCAGCCTGAGCAAGATGATCCTTCCGATTACGAAACAGAACAAGATGGAGGGAACGGTGAAGTTTTAGTAACGACTGAAGAAACTGAAGTGGATTCAGCACAAAATAATGAACCGTTATCAGATGTAGAAACACCAGAACAAGTAGAACAAGATGATTCCTCTAATTACGAAGCTGGATATGAAGAAGGAAATGCAATGGAGTTAGCGACAACAGAAGAAAGTACTACAGACTCGCAAAAAGAGAATATGGAAGTGTCAGATATAGAAACACCAGAACAGGTAGAACAAGATGATTCCTCTAATTACGAAGCTGGACATGGAGAAGGAAACGCAATGGAGTTAGCGACGACAGAAGAAAGTACTACAGACTCGCAAAAAGAGAATATGGAAGTATCAGATATAGAAACACCAGGACACCAGGAGCAAGATAACGTTTCGGAATATGAAACTGAAAATGGTGAAGGAGCCTTAAATCAAATTGCCAGTGTTGGACAGCTGAACTCTTCAGAAGGAACTTCAAATTCAACTGGAAAATCAGGTGAGATTGTACCATCATTGGATGAAAAACAAGGGGTAGTTAATCCATCTGGTATAGATCAGGAAAGTGGGAGTGAAAATGAATTTGTATTAAATGAAACGAATGGAAAGGAATTGACTTCAACAAAAGGGTTGGAGGCAAAAAGTTCGACGAAAACGGAAGGTTTTAATTTAGAGGGAAGTCCAATTGGAAATGGTTCGACAAAAGTATCGTCAGTTGGTGAATTTAATATAGCGAAGCCTGGTGGAATGGGTATAAATAATGAATCGATGAATGTTAATGATATCCAAGGTGCATCCGTCGAATCTTCGGGAGACTTGACGATGACAAGCCCGGATTCGCTAGAATCTTCCGGTTCGATTCCTGGACAAACTATGAATGGAAGTAGTTTAGGAGAACAAGGGATAAAAGGTCAAACTATGAATGGAAATAGTTTAGGAGAACAAGAGGTAAAAGGTCAATCTTTTGAAGGGAGCCAAGTCTTGCAAAGACAAGGGGCTTCGCAAGAGATTAGGGGAGCGGTGGAAGCGAAGCCGTCAGAACATGTAGAGTCTTCGCAAGCCGATAAAATAAATAGAACAAATGAAACAACACATATAGAATCCGCACAAGCAGAAGTAGCAGCATCGCAAGAAATTATGATAGATGCGACACAACAAAAGGTAGAGTTAGAAACCTTAGCTGAAGAAAATGAAATAAAAATAGAAACAGAAACAATATAA
- a CDS encoding M23 family metallopeptidase produces the protein MDLEHEDIEEKEAKKKAKISKVRKLWMVSGCLFSSVSLIVIFFVLIGIVLFMLLGDEKKEPVSGGGGLIGNTICRPGDKQLTAADLDPHLKGVFTSKGQAFIDAGTQNNIDPVLLTAIAMLETGNGTSNAVKKYNNPGGLMNPASTNMTGFIQFATLEEGINGMARNLYKNYIGMGITTIEAIGAKYAPPGAANDPHGTNGLWPALVTKFAQQLGGLTFNCTPADSGGVGNVGDPSSHGFVLPIPGSPLVTSPYGPRWGTIHKGTDYACTRGQTAIGAAKAGRVGFAQFGASGSGFGGYGNAVVLEHEGGLWTLYGHMDVLSVQQGQMVQAGQQLGVCGATGQVTGPHLHFEIKTSFKYGQVDPAPYMP, from the coding sequence GTGGATTTAGAGCACGAGGATATAGAGGAAAAAGAAGCCAAAAAGAAAGCGAAAATAAGTAAAGTCCGTAAACTATGGATGGTTAGTGGTTGTTTGTTTAGTAGTGTTTCTCTAATTGTAATTTTCTTTGTTTTAATAGGAATCGTCTTATTTATGCTTTTAGGTGATGAAAAAAAAGAACCAGTAAGTGGTGGGGGCGGGTTAATAGGTAATACAATTTGCCGCCCAGGGGACAAACAATTGACCGCAGCGGATTTAGACCCACACTTGAAGGGTGTGTTTACATCTAAGGGGCAAGCTTTTATTGATGCAGGTACACAAAATAATATTGATCCAGTCTTATTAACCGCTATAGCGATGCTAGAAACAGGTAACGGTACAAGTAATGCTGTGAAAAAATATAACAATCCAGGTGGATTAATGAACCCCGCAAGTACTAACATGACAGGCTTTATTCAGTTTGCGACATTAGAAGAAGGTATAAACGGCATGGCTCGTAACTTATACAAAAATTATATAGGAATGGGAATTACAACAATTGAAGCAATTGGTGCTAAGTATGCACCGCCGGGCGCGGCAAATGATCCGCACGGTACAAATGGTTTATGGCCAGCTTTAGTTACAAAGTTTGCTCAGCAGTTAGGTGGACTTACATTTAACTGTACACCAGCAGATAGCGGAGGTGTTGGGAACGTGGGTGATCCTAGCTCGCATGGATTTGTTTTACCGATTCCAGGAAGTCCACTTGTTACCAGCCCATATGGTCCGCGTTGGGGCACGATTCATAAAGGAACGGATTATGCGTGTACGCGAGGACAGACAGCGATTGGCGCGGCAAAAGCTGGTCGAGTTGGTTTTGCACAGTTTGGAGCCAGCGGTAGTGGTTTTGGTGGATACGGAAATGCAGTGGTTCTAGAACATGAAGGCGGTTTGTGGACGTTATATGGTCATATGGACGTACTTTCTGTGCAACAGGGGCAAATGGTCCAAGCGGGGCAACAGCTCGGCGTATGTGGGGCGACAGGGCAAGTTACTGGCCCGCATTTACATTTCGAAATTAAAACATCATTTAAATACGGTCAGGTTGACCCGGCACCATATATGCCGTAA
- a CDS encoding IS110 family transposase, which produces MRLFVGLDVSSFDIKVCILNGEGKKLDSFSVNNDLPGATAIKERLLQRIANQEVKTFKIGLESTSVYSFHPSMFLHYDEDLQRFGAKVFLMNPKQIANFKKSYSDMDKTDEIDAFVIADYLRFGRNQMSIVKESQYVALQQLTRSRYQLVRMLTKEKQHFLQHLSYKCNTFSQEVDSSIFGNAMMELFLEKFSLEELADMSLDELAEFLQMKGKNRFGDPKCVASTIQKAVRSSYRLDKVVEDSIDVLLGTSIAVIRTYQQQIKEIEKSIKRIMAGLTQTLESIPGIGPVFAAGIIAEIGQIERFDDETKIAKYAGLYWRTHQSGRFTAENTSLSRNGNHYLRYYLVEAANSVRKHVSDYQEYYVKKYNEVPKHQHKRALVLTARKLVRLVDALLRSHQLFAPERGVKV; this is translated from the coding sequence GTGAGATTATTTGTTGGTCTAGATGTAAGTTCGTTTGATATAAAAGTTTGTATTTTAAATGGTGAAGGAAAAAAGCTGGATTCCTTTTCGGTCAATAATGACTTGCCAGGTGCCACAGCAATCAAAGAGCGATTATTGCAGCGTATAGCCAATCAAGAGGTTAAAACCTTTAAAATCGGCTTAGAATCCACATCTGTTTATAGTTTTCATCCATCTATGTTTCTTCACTATGATGAAGACTTACAACGCTTTGGAGCGAAGGTATTTCTTATGAATCCAAAGCAAATCGCAAACTTCAAGAAAAGCTATTCTGACATGGATAAAACAGATGAGATTGATGCATTTGTCATCGCTGATTACTTACGATTCGGACGGAATCAAATGTCCATCGTCAAAGAAAGCCAGTATGTGGCACTTCAGCAATTAACAAGATCTCGTTATCAGCTCGTTAGAATGTTGACAAAGGAAAAACAACATTTTCTCCAACACCTAAGTTATAAATGTAATACGTTTTCACAAGAGGTGGATTCTTCTATATTTGGCAACGCCATGATGGAATTGTTCCTTGAAAAATTCAGTCTAGAAGAGTTAGCTGACATGTCTTTAGATGAACTCGCTGAGTTCCTACAAATGAAAGGGAAAAACCGATTTGGTGACCCAAAATGTGTAGCATCAACAATTCAAAAGGCTGTTCGCTCTTCCTATCGCTTGGATAAGGTCGTGGAAGACTCAATCGATGTCCTTCTCGGAACATCAATTGCGGTAATTCGTACCTATCAACAACAAATCAAAGAAATAGAGAAGTCCATTAAGCGAATCATGGCTGGATTAACGCAAACACTCGAATCCATTCCTGGAATTGGTCCTGTATTCGCCGCAGGTATTATCGCTGAAATTGGTCAAATCGAAAGATTTGATGATGAAACCAAGATAGCAAAATATGCCGGATTATATTGGCGTACACACCAGTCTGGTCGCTTCACTGCTGAAAACACTTCATTATCTCGTAATGGAAATCATTACTTGCGGTATTACTTAGTTGAAGCCGCCAACTCTGTAAGAAAGCATGTATCCGATTACCAAGAATATTACGTAAAAAAATATAATGAAGTACCAAAACATCAACACAAACGTGCACTCGTTCTAACCGCAAGAAAACTTGTGCGATTGGTGGATGCGCTACTACGTAGTCACCAACTCTTTGCGCCAGAAAGGGGCGTGAAAGTGTGA